A genomic stretch from Salvelinus namaycush isolate Seneca chromosome 25, SaNama_1.0, whole genome shotgun sequence includes:
- the LOC120020267 gene encoding synaptosomal-associated protein 47-like isoform X1, which yields MTCPTRDIPIHSWPGSYYINSEKRWDAGTLSLTRTMLRFTSYQSKENLVGFRLSRIMEIKMESSSFIFSTLTVLEHGNIKHWFGSLRPNRVVVYNVLEHFWRERLLSPSAEVQGAEAQPTKGRELINLVAGAQRRLEDTGNVLHHQGEQFDNIMHGLGKIDSDLGVADRLLSELESPPWWPFGKLPWKSQQDVKAEHAAREAACKGTGTGKHRVITSVPAIVSRGGDSNLKPGCLMVMVSSLEVRDTNYVLLHRFQRDEVDDIRVHNPYEISVRQRFIGKPDICFRLLSAKMPEAMSVLEIQYKKKVEYTSEYSAFMTTPATTPCDQDQGSIWNAAGLLQYQETEVPMTVPAGELSQLQVHVLKPEVTQAEAQEIRQMLMQLKNLALEAETELERQDEALDILTSSTDRATMHIDKHTCRMKRLL from the exons ATGACATGCCCAACCCGAGACATCCCCATCCACAGCTGGCCAGGCTCCTACTACATCAACAGTGAGAAGCGCTGGGATGCCGGCACCCTGTCCCTGACCCGCACCATGCTGCGCTTCACCTCATACCAGAGCAAAGAGAACCTGGTTGGCTTCCGCCTCTCAAGGATCATGGAGATCAAGATGGAGTCGTCCAGCTTCATCTTCAGCACTCTGACTGTGTTGGAGCATGGGAATATCAAGCACTGGTTCGGCTCGCTGAGGCCCAACCGGGTGGTGGTCTACAATGTCCTGGAGCATTTctggagggagaggttgttgtccccaTCTGCTGAGGTTCAGGGGGCCGAGGCACAGCCGACCAAGGGGAGGGAGCTGATTAACCTGGTTGCGGGGGCTCAGAGACGGCTAGAGGACACAGGGAATGTCCTCCACCACCAGGGAGAGCAGTTTGATAACATCATGCATGGCCTAGGCAAGATCGACTCTGATCTGGGCGTGGCAGACAG GCTACTGTCTGAACTGGAGTCTCCCCCTTGgtggccttttggcaaactacccTGGAAGAGTCAGCAGGATGTCAAGGCTGAGCATGCTGCCAGAGAGGCTGCTTGTAAGGGAACAGGAACAGGCAAGCACAGAGTGATCACCAGCGTACCAGCCATCGTCTCCAGAGGTGGAGACTCAAACCTGAAGCCTGGTTGCTTGATGGTGATGGTCTCCTCATTAGAAGTCCGAGACACAAACTATGTGCTCCTCCACCGCTTTCAGAGGGATGAGGTGGATGACATCCGGGTGCACAATCCGTATGAGATCAGTGTGAGGCAGAGGTTCATAGGGAAGCCAGACATATGCTTCCGACTCCTGTCGGCTAAGATGCCGGAGGCCATGTCAGTGCTAGAGATACAGTATAAGAAGAAGGTGGAGTACACAAGTGAGTACTCTGCCTTCATGACGACCCCAGCTACGACCCCATGTGACCAGGATCAAGGTTCAATATGGAATGCAG CAGGCCTGCTGCAGTACCAGGAGACAGAGGTCCCCATGACAGTCCCAGCAGGAGAGCTGTCCCAGTTGCAGGTGCATGTCCTTAAGCCAGAGGTCACTCAGGCTGAGGCTCAGGAAATCCGACAG ATGCTGATGCAGCTGAAAAACCTGGCTCTGGAGGCTGAGACTGAGCTGGAGAGGCAAGACGAGGCCCTGGATATTCTGACCAGCTCTACGGACCGGGCCACTATGCACATAGACAAACATACCTGCCGCATGAAGAGGCTGCTGTAG
- the LOC120020267 gene encoding synaptosomal-associated protein 47-like isoform X2: MTCPTRDIPIHSWPGSYYINSEKRWDAGTLSLTRTMLRFTSYQSKENLVGFRLSRIMEIKMESSSFIFSTLTVLEHGNIKHWFGSLRPNRVVVYNVLEHFWRERLLSPSAEVQGAEAQPTKGRELINLVAGAQRRLEDTGNVLHHQGEQFDNIMHGLGKIDSDLGVADRLLSELESPPWWPFGKLPWKSQQDVKAEHAAREAACKGTGTGKHRVITSVPAIVSRGGDSNLKPGCLMVMVSSLEVRDTNYVLLHRFQRDEVDDIRVHNPYEISVRQRFIGKPDICFRLLSAKMPEAMSVLEIQYKKKVEYTSEYSAFMTTPATTPCDQDQGSIWNAGLLQYQETEVPMTVPAGELSQLQVHVLKPEVTQAEAQEIRQMLMQLKNLALEAETELERQDEALDILTSSTDRATMHIDKHTCRMKRLL, encoded by the exons ATGACATGCCCAACCCGAGACATCCCCATCCACAGCTGGCCAGGCTCCTACTACATCAACAGTGAGAAGCGCTGGGATGCCGGCACCCTGTCCCTGACCCGCACCATGCTGCGCTTCACCTCATACCAGAGCAAAGAGAACCTGGTTGGCTTCCGCCTCTCAAGGATCATGGAGATCAAGATGGAGTCGTCCAGCTTCATCTTCAGCACTCTGACTGTGTTGGAGCATGGGAATATCAAGCACTGGTTCGGCTCGCTGAGGCCCAACCGGGTGGTGGTCTACAATGTCCTGGAGCATTTctggagggagaggttgttgtccccaTCTGCTGAGGTTCAGGGGGCCGAGGCACAGCCGACCAAGGGGAGGGAGCTGATTAACCTGGTTGCGGGGGCTCAGAGACGGCTAGAGGACACAGGGAATGTCCTCCACCACCAGGGAGAGCAGTTTGATAACATCATGCATGGCCTAGGCAAGATCGACTCTGATCTGGGCGTGGCAGACAG GCTACTGTCTGAACTGGAGTCTCCCCCTTGgtggccttttggcaaactacccTGGAAGAGTCAGCAGGATGTCAAGGCTGAGCATGCTGCCAGAGAGGCTGCTTGTAAGGGAACAGGAACAGGCAAGCACAGAGTGATCACCAGCGTACCAGCCATCGTCTCCAGAGGTGGAGACTCAAACCTGAAGCCTGGTTGCTTGATGGTGATGGTCTCCTCATTAGAAGTCCGAGACACAAACTATGTGCTCCTCCACCGCTTTCAGAGGGATGAGGTGGATGACATCCGGGTGCACAATCCGTATGAGATCAGTGTGAGGCAGAGGTTCATAGGGAAGCCAGACATATGCTTCCGACTCCTGTCGGCTAAGATGCCGGAGGCCATGTCAGTGCTAGAGATACAGTATAAGAAGAAGGTGGAGTACACAAGTGAGTACTCTGCCTTCATGACGACCCCAGCTACGACCCCATGTGACCAGGATCAAGGTTCAATATGGAATGCAG GCCTGCTGCAGTACCAGGAGACAGAGGTCCCCATGACAGTCCCAGCAGGAGAGCTGTCCCAGTTGCAGGTGCATGTCCTTAAGCCAGAGGTCACTCAGGCTGAGGCTCAGGAAATCCGACAG ATGCTGATGCAGCTGAAAAACCTGGCTCTGGAGGCTGAGACTGAGCTGGAGAGGCAAGACGAGGCCCTGGATATTCTGACCAGCTCTACGGACCGGGCCACTATGCACATAGACAAACATACCTGCCGCATGAAGAGGCTGCTGTAG